A genomic window from Pyruvatibacter sp. includes:
- a CDS encoding glycosyltransferase family 2 protein: MHTRLTVVTVTHNGGLVIGGLLDSLPAQIPLVVVDNASTDNTLDIIASKRPNATVLRNEIGQGYGRGASRGLNAVETEFALLANPDSVLSEDAIKALLAAADTYPDAAMFGPVHKTGDGRIEPSHDVELWRRHLFGKRDGEVSPDGDICVEFVSGAVNLVRMDVMRKVGFYDPEVFLYFEDDDMCMRIRRAGYSVVVVAQSVVVHLNSGSVRPNASYYWEKFWHIAWSRIHIERKYRGQAAAMRLAAVDTLRYGVKAVANAIVFRGFQARRDAARCAGTWAALWGVRAIPPEAEGHL; the protein is encoded by the coding sequence ATGCATACACGACTGACAGTCGTAACCGTCACCCATAATGGCGGGTTGGTTATCGGTGGTTTGCTTGACAGCTTACCGGCGCAGATACCGCTTGTGGTTGTGGATAATGCATCAACGGACAACACCCTCGATATTATTGCGTCCAAACGACCTAACGCCACGGTTCTGCGCAACGAGATAGGACAGGGCTATGGCCGTGGCGCGAGCAGGGGACTAAATGCGGTAGAAACTGAGTTTGCATTACTCGCAAACCCGGATTCGGTGTTGAGCGAGGATGCGATTAAAGCCCTCCTCGCGGCGGCAGATACATACCCAGATGCTGCAATGTTTGGACCGGTACACAAAACGGGCGACGGGCGTATTGAGCCCAGCCACGATGTTGAGTTGTGGCGCAGGCATCTGTTCGGCAAACGTGATGGCGAGGTATCACCCGACGGTGATATCTGTGTTGAGTTTGTTTCTGGCGCCGTCAATCTTGTGCGCATGGATGTGATGCGCAAAGTCGGCTTTTACGATCCTGAAGTGTTCCTTTATTTTGAGGATGACGACATGTGTATGCGCATTCGTCGCGCCGGATACAGTGTCGTGGTTGTAGCGCAGAGTGTCGTCGTGCATCTCAACTCAGGCTCAGTGCGCCCCAACGCTTCTTACTATTGGGAAAAGTTCTGGCATATTGCCTGGTCTCGCATTCATATTGAGCGCAAGTATCGGGGGCAGGCAGCTGCGATGCGGCTGGCCGCAGTGGATACGCTGCGCTACGGCGTTAAGGCAGTCGCAAATGCTATCGTGTTTCGCGGGTTTCAGGCACGCAGGGATGCCGCGCGGTGCGCAGGTACATGGGCAGCATTGTGGGGTGTGCGCGCCATTCCCCCCGAAGCAGAGGGGCACCTATGA
- a CDS encoding glutathione S-transferase family protein, which produces MSYPWIIFALAGAVLIWFLIEKARRRTHPVSGGLQRDILLPHSAEFELYANAFSHCSRKVRLVLAECGVPYTYHQIDLIETGRYETISARYLKINPSGLVPTLVHNGHPIYESDGVLTYVAEHASADRPSLVPADLEARARMEEWVAGGVISSDDPMASMATRPGSCIPGLTLPIFVTAIRYIPLRRILVGFLFHPDKRRPAFFTASRLFGLRTMLGQKPLQQVMHQSRDHMRAHLERLSAHLRDTGGPWIMGGQYTLADVTWSCMLLRISETGWLAHFAEDKTLAPVLAYFDALQARPSWQEAITDKRHPIVEKAEADLKVAIANDTKVARALFS; this is translated from the coding sequence ATGTCATATCCATGGATCATTTTTGCCCTCGCGGGCGCTGTGCTCATCTGGTTTCTCATTGAGAAAGCGAGGCGCCGCACGCACCCGGTATCAGGCGGTTTGCAGCGTGATATCTTACTGCCGCACAGTGCCGAGTTCGAGCTATATGCAAATGCTTTTTCGCATTGTTCGCGCAAGGTGCGGCTTGTGCTGGCGGAATGCGGTGTGCCGTACACGTATCATCAGATTGATCTGATTGAGACCGGAAGATACGAGACGATCAGCGCCCGCTATCTGAAAATCAACCCGTCAGGGCTGGTGCCTACTCTGGTGCATAACGGGCATCCGATCTATGAGTCTGATGGTGTGCTTACCTATGTGGCAGAACATGCTTCCGCAGACCGGCCATCTCTGGTGCCTGCTGATCTGGAAGCCCGTGCCCGTATGGAAGAATGGGTGGCGGGCGGTGTCATCAGCAGCGACGACCCGATGGCAAGCATGGCGACCAGGCCGGGAAGCTGCATTCCTGGTCTGACACTGCCGATTTTTGTGACCGCAATTCGCTACATACCGCTGCGGCGCATACTGGTGGGCTTTCTGTTTCACCCCGACAAGAGACGACCCGCCTTTTTTACAGCGTCGCGTCTGTTTGGGTTGCGCACGATGCTTGGCCAAAAACCTCTGCAACAGGTAATGCACCAAAGTCGTGATCATATGCGGGCACACCTTGAGCGGCTGTCGGCCCACCTTCGGGATACCGGCGGCCCCTGGATCATGGGCGGGCAGTACACGTTGGCGGACGTTACCTGGTCATGCATGTTGCTGCGCATCAGCGAAACGGGGTGGCTGGCGCATTTTGCAGAAGACAAAACACTTGCACCTGTCCTCGCCTACTTCGATGCCTTGCAGGCGCGGCCAAGCTGGCAGGAAGCCATCACCGACAAACGTCACCCGATTGTCGAGAAGGCCGAAGCAGACCTGAAGGTCGCGATTGCCAATGACACAAAAGTGGCGCGAGCTCTTTTTAGCTAG
- a CDS encoding enoyl-CoA hydratase/isomerase family protein, giving the protein MGDLVLRDDRDGVTTLTINRPDKLNALNVPVFEELDAHIASIETDTDGVGCVVVRGAGRCFSAGHDLGDIAAGEKLPRPNFQPLVIERLANLPQPVISAVHSHCYTGALELALAGDIILASENAKFADTHAKWALTPVWGMSQRLPRRVGKTKAAEMMLTAQTYSGRQAEVMGLANACYADDGFYDAVNAFTKTMLENSWFSLRALKKLLLDTDGLDLTSGLAHEIYKSQGVGPDMRDRIAGFGKK; this is encoded by the coding sequence ATGGGTGATCTCGTGTTGCGTGACGACAGGGATGGCGTGACGACGCTGACCATCAATCGGCCGGACAAGTTGAACGCGCTCAACGTGCCGGTGTTTGAAGAGCTGGATGCGCACATAGCATCCATTGAAACAGATACAGATGGTGTTGGCTGCGTGGTGGTGCGCGGGGCCGGGCGGTGTTTTTCTGCCGGGCATGATCTCGGCGATATCGCGGCTGGTGAAAAACTGCCCCGCCCCAACTTTCAGCCGCTTGTGATTGAGCGGCTGGCGAACCTGCCTCAGCCCGTCATCAGCGCCGTACACAGTCATTGCTATACGGGCGCGCTCGAACTGGCGCTGGCGGGCGATATTATTCTGGCAAGTGAGAATGCAAAGTTTGCAGACACCCATGCAAAGTGGGCGCTGACGCCGGTATGGGGCATGAGCCAGCGCCTGCCGCGACGGGTTGGCAAGACCAAAGCTGCCGAAATGATGCTGACCGCGCAGACCTACTCTGGTCGGCAGGCCGAAGTCATGGGGCTTGCAAATGCCTGCTACGCGGATGACGGCTTTTATGATGCCGTAAATGCGTTCACGAAAACCATGCTGGAAAACTCATGGTTCTCGCTGCGCGCGCTCAAGAAACTGCTGCTCGACACGGACGGCCTCGACCTGACTTCCGGTCTGGCCCACGAGATATATAAGTCGCAGGGCGTTGGGCCGGACATGCGCGACCGTATTGC